From a single Herpetosiphon gulosus genomic region:
- a CDS encoding DUF393 domain-containing protein — protein sequence MSQALLIFDGTCDFCTRAARWIKHLDRQQRIRIEPFQKPGVPESVGLSYAQCEQAAWMQTSEGKLWRGAGAVNAALSIATGKRLALGFYQLWGIRHIQDSVYKLVVKYRHRIPGDTPHCQQFPADCPKLG from the coding sequence ATGTCGCAAGCCTTGTTAATTTTTGATGGAACCTGCGATTTTTGCACGCGTGCCGCCCGTTGGATCAAACACCTCGATCGCCAACAACGAATTCGGATTGAGCCATTTCAAAAACCTGGCGTACCTGAATCGGTTGGTTTGAGCTACGCTCAATGTGAGCAAGCAGCTTGGATGCAAACCAGCGAGGGCAAATTATGGCGCGGCGCTGGGGCGGTTAATGCAGCGCTGAGCATCGCCACGGGCAAGCGTTTGGCCTTAGGCTTTTACCAACTTTGGGGGATTCGCCACATTCAAGATAGCGTCTACAAGTTGGTGGTCAAATATCGCCATCGTATTCCAGGCGATACCCCCCATTGCCAACAGTTTCCTGCCGATTGCCCAAAATTAGGCTGA
- a CDS encoding TetR/AcrR family transcriptional regulator, translated as MARTRNQALNDETIIHIKQAARQLMAQHGTAGLSIRGIAKVLSVSPPALYHYFANLEDLITTLIADSFNSLADTLDAVGLKSRTKTKAGRLLMVFEAYRQWAFDHPIDFQLIYGNPIPGYNAPREITVPAVVRTFITPVRLADLAIKAGESSLKDFRIPAFCAEHMNAMIVEHGYPVSLESMYLIMTLWTQIHGLIMLELYGHLSSNVGNADAFYRHRVIEMLHTFGFDDLT; from the coding sequence ATGGCGCGAACCCGTAATCAAGCACTCAACGATGAAACGATCATTCACATTAAGCAAGCGGCCCGCCAACTAATGGCACAACATGGCACAGCCGGCTTATCGATTCGTGGGATTGCCAAAGTTCTATCGGTTAGCCCACCAGCCTTGTACCACTATTTTGCTAATTTGGAAGACCTGATTACAACCTTGATTGCCGATAGTTTTAATAGTTTGGCCGATACCTTAGATGCGGTTGGGCTTAAATCGCGCACAAAAACCAAGGCTGGGCGTTTGTTGATGGTCTTTGAGGCCTATCGCCAATGGGCCTTCGACCATCCGATCGACTTTCAATTGATCTATGGCAATCCAATTCCTGGCTATAACGCGCCACGCGAAATTACCGTACCAGCGGTGGTTCGCACCTTTATTACGCCAGTTCGCTTGGCTGATCTCGCGATCAAAGCTGGCGAATCAAGCCTCAAGGATTTTCGCATTCCAGCATTTTGTGCTGAGCATATGAATGCCATGATTGTCGAACATGGCTATCCTGTGTCCTTAGAGTCGATGTACCTGATTATGACCCTTTGGACGCAAATTCATGGCCTGATTATGTTGGAATTGTATGGACATCTTAGCTCGAATGTTGGCAATGCCGACGCTTTCTATCGCCATCGCGTCATAGAAATGCTGCATACGTTTGGTTTTGACGATCTAACTTAA
- the aat gene encoding leucyl/phenylalanyl-tRNA--protein transferase, with protein sequence MTKRLSPQLLIYGYAQGIFPMDEDGQIYWYDPDPRAIIPLDERFHVSNSLQRTIRRQTFEIRFDTAFRATMQACAERDETWISQEFIEMYSQLHAGGLAHSVEAWQDGEMVGGLYGVGLAGLFAGESMWSKARDASKVALVALVERLRAGGFQLLDTQFITPHLATFGAYEIPRAEYKQLLAKALQCSATF encoded by the coding sequence ATGACCAAGCGACTCTCACCACAATTATTAATTTATGGCTATGCCCAAGGGATCTTTCCTATGGATGAGGATGGGCAGATCTATTGGTACGATCCTGATCCACGGGCGATCATTCCACTTGACGAACGGTTTCATGTATCTAATTCCTTGCAGCGCACAATTCGCCGCCAAACCTTTGAAATTCGTTTTGATACCGCCTTTCGTGCAACGATGCAGGCTTGTGCTGAACGCGATGAAACCTGGATTAGCCAAGAATTTATTGAAATGTATAGTCAATTGCATGCTGGTGGTTTAGCCCATAGTGTCGAGGCTTGGCAGGATGGTGAGATGGTTGGGGGGTTGTATGGGGTGGGTTTGGCGGGTTTGTTTGCTGGCGAAAGTATGTGGAGCAAAGCTCGTGATGCCAGCAAAGTGGCTTTGGTGGCGTTGGTCGAACGCTTGCGGGCGGGTGGCTTTCAACTACTTGATACCCAATTTATCACGCCGCATTTAGCAACATTTGGAGCCTACGAAATTCCACGAGCTGAATATAAACAATTGTTGGCCAAGGCTTTGCAATGCAGCGCAACCTTTTGA
- a CDS encoding Lrp/AsnC ligand binding domain-containing protein, producing the protein MITAFVHIQTEPSAANGVAAGLTAIEGVAEVYSVTGEWDIIAIVRLADYDQLAKTVPDQIGSLKGIVRTSTVLAFRSFTKEEIAATWDIGLS; encoded by the coding sequence ATGATTACCGCATTTGTGCATATTCAAACTGAACCAAGCGCTGCCAACGGCGTAGCGGCGGGCTTAACCGCAATTGAAGGTGTGGCTGAGGTCTATTCGGTCACTGGCGAATGGGATATTATCGCGATTGTGCGTTTGGCCGATTATGATCAGCTCGCCAAAACTGTGCCCGACCAAATTGGCAGCCTCAAGGGCATTGTGCGCACCTCAACCGTCTTGGCTTTTCGCTCATTCACTAAAGAAGAAATCGCCGCCACTTGGGATATTGGCCTATCATAG
- a CDS encoding S8 family serine peptidase: MRLIKPFILLMVLAAFCLPSASANTPDRLASKADSALLAKLNAGQQVPTLVLLQAQVDTNFADRLASKEAKGAAVVAALRQQAQRDQTPLLAELSNRGIRSEGFLSVNALYATLDLASAQWLAEQASVKQLIEDSIVVKVEKPVAETNPAPQTVNTTTWGVDYVKAPQVWAKGITGQGIVIAGEDTGVRWTHAALKNKYRGWDGANASHDYNWYDGIRTSLGGSNPCGIAINAPCDDNSHGTHTVGTVVGDNGTGEQIGVAPGAKWIACRNMDAGNGTPATYIRCIDWMLAPFPAAGTSAQGDPSKAPHVVNNSWGCPDTEGCTNTPSDGIQTSVQNVTNAGIMFVASAGNDGSSCATITTPVAIYPESFVVGSHTSSGAISGFSSRGPATNNGASRIGPDISAPGSSVRSATNGSDSTYGSSSGTSMASPHVVGVVALLWSARPELQGQVDLTRAILQETATPAPSTQTCGGVAGTSIPNNTFGHGYVNALTAIAPTLQGSITVDGTAATSATIRLENSVGVVEFGKTTGVYSTSLPAGLYTATVTVPNETPMTRQVTIVKGQVATEDFEFGGGTVSGNATLNGTGRAGVSITANPGNFTTETDANGDYSLDLPAGTFTISSEFMALETQVATVTVVLNQTIIQDFDFATTQTVNIQNFRFSPSPITVTLGTSILWRNLDASTHTTTRSQTPFVWDSGNLSQNQDYAVTFDQVGTFSYVCSLHGNMQGTVVVTPPLQKTYLPWTTK; encoded by the coding sequence ATGCGTCTGATCAAACCATTCATCCTCCTGATGGTGTTGGCAGCTTTTTGTCTGCCAAGCGCCTCCGCCAACACCCCCGACCGCCTCGCGAGCAAAGCCGATTCAGCCCTGCTGGCAAAGCTGAATGCAGGCCAACAAGTACCAACGTTGGTGCTATTGCAAGCCCAAGTCGATACCAACTTTGCTGATCGTTTGGCAAGCAAAGAAGCCAAAGGTGCGGCAGTCGTTGCTGCCCTTCGTCAACAAGCCCAACGCGATCAAACCCCGTTGCTCGCCGAACTTAGCAACCGTGGTATTCGATCAGAGGGCTTTCTCTCGGTTAATGCCTTGTATGCGACACTTGATTTAGCTAGTGCTCAATGGCTGGCCGAGCAAGCCAGTGTTAAGCAATTGATTGAAGATTCGATTGTGGTCAAGGTCGAAAAACCAGTTGCCGAAACCAATCCAGCACCACAAACAGTCAATACCACGACATGGGGTGTTGATTATGTGAAAGCGCCTCAAGTTTGGGCTAAAGGCATTACTGGCCAAGGGATTGTGATTGCAGGCGAAGATACTGGCGTGCGCTGGACTCACGCTGCATTGAAGAATAAATATCGCGGCTGGGATGGCGCAAATGCTAGCCACGATTACAACTGGTACGACGGCATTCGCACCTCGTTAGGTGGCAGCAACCCCTGTGGGATTGCGATCAATGCACCTTGTGATGATAACTCGCATGGAACTCACACCGTTGGTACGGTTGTGGGCGATAACGGCACAGGCGAACAAATTGGGGTTGCACCTGGCGCAAAATGGATCGCCTGCCGTAACATGGATGCTGGCAATGGTACGCCTGCAACCTACATTCGCTGTATCGACTGGATGCTGGCTCCATTCCCCGCTGCTGGCACTAGTGCTCAAGGCGACCCCAGCAAAGCACCACACGTTGTCAACAACTCGTGGGGTTGTCCAGACACAGAAGGTTGTACCAATACGCCTTCTGACGGGATTCAAACTTCAGTTCAAAATGTGACCAATGCTGGGATTATGTTTGTGGCTTCAGCTGGGAATGATGGTAGCAGCTGTGCTACTATCACCACGCCAGTCGCGATCTACCCTGAAAGCTTTGTGGTTGGCTCACATACCTCAAGTGGCGCAATTTCTGGGTTTAGCAGCCGCGGTCCTGCTACCAATAATGGTGCTAGCCGGATTGGCCCAGATATTTCTGCGCCTGGTTCGAGCGTTCGCTCGGCAACCAATGGTAGTGATAGTACCTATGGTTCAAGCTCAGGCACGAGTATGGCTAGCCCACACGTGGTTGGGGTCGTGGCCTTGTTATGGTCGGCTCGCCCAGAACTACAAGGCCAAGTTGATCTAACTCGCGCAATCTTGCAAGAAACCGCTACCCCAGCGCCTTCAACCCAAACCTGTGGTGGCGTTGCTGGCACAAGCATTCCTAACAACACCTTTGGCCATGGCTATGTTAATGCTTTGACTGCCATTGCCCCAACCTTGCAAGGCAGCATCACGGTTGATGGCACGGCGGCAACCTCAGCAACCATTCGCTTGGAAAATAGCGTTGGTGTAGTTGAATTCGGCAAAACCACTGGGGTTTATAGCACCAGCTTGCCAGCAGGCCTCTACACCGCAACCGTGACGGTGCCAAATGAAACGCCAATGACCCGCCAAGTAACGATTGTCAAAGGTCAAGTTGCCACTGAAGACTTTGAATTTGGTGGTGGTACAGTCAGCGGGAATGCAACCCTCAATGGCACTGGCCGCGCTGGCGTAAGCATCACTGCCAACCCAGGCAATTTCACAACCGAAACCGATGCTAACGGCGATTATAGTTTGGATTTACCAGCCGGAACCTTTACGATTTCTAGCGAATTTATGGCTTTGGAAACCCAAGTGGCAACGGTAACCGTAGTGCTCAATCAGACCATCATCCAAGACTTTGATTTCGCGACGACCCAAACCGTCAATATTCAAAACTTCCGCTTTAGCCCTAGCCCAATTACGGTTACTTTGGGAACGAGCATCTTGTGGCGTAACCTTGATGCTTCAACTCACACGACAACTCGCAGCCAAACACCGTTCGTTTGGGATTCAGGCAACCTCAGCCAGAACCAAGATTATGCAGTAACCTTCGATCAAGTTGGCACCTTCAGCTATGTTTGTAGCTTGCATGGTAATATGCAAGGCACAGTTGTGGTAACTCCACCACTGCAAAAAACCTATCTGCCTTGGACAACTAAATAA
- a CDS encoding CinA family protein, with product MSQALAQAVITALAQRQWTLATAESCTGGLLGDWLTNIAGSSVVYLGGIIAYANSAKQTLLHVPTSTLATVGAVSAETALDMAQGTAQALGATVGLSTTGIAGPGGGSPEKPVGLVYLGLHLPNQSLVEQHIWPYDRLGNKQASAKRALEWLLEQLGSA from the coding sequence ATGTCGCAAGCCTTAGCCCAAGCAGTGATTACCGCCCTTGCCCAACGTCAATGGACGCTGGCAACCGCCGAATCGTGTACTGGCGGGTTGTTGGGCGATTGGCTGACCAACATTGCTGGTAGTTCGGTGGTCTATTTGGGCGGAATTATTGCCTATGCCAATAGCGCCAAGCAAACGTTGCTGCATGTACCAACTTCAACCTTGGCGACCGTTGGCGCGGTGAGTGCTGAAACGGCCTTGGACATGGCTCAAGGTACGGCTCAAGCCTTGGGCGCAACAGTTGGACTAAGCACGACTGGTATTGCTGGTCCAGGTGGCGGTAGCCCTGAAAAGCCAGTCGGCTTAGTCTATTTGGGGTTGCACTTGCCCAACCAAAGCTTGGTCGAGCAGCATATTTGGCCCTACGATCGGCTAGGCAATAAACAGGCTTCAGCCAAGCGTGCCCTCGAATGGCTGCTTGAACAGCTTGGCTCAGCCTAA
- a CDS encoding oxygenase MpaB family protein, whose product MRYTQPYLESLRPIGDPAADRLIEQLASNGDLARVSQVLRQITKNDQPLPRDLPPVLFDWLEHHCSPHGSIDWQRINNGAAFFARYGMAITVVLSTAALIGCYAAQKGVKVLTQTQRLQAEPYRRVTESGHFLMTVLQPQALQTNGAGLQVIQKVRLMHAAVRYQIAHAGQWKSAELGVPICQEDMLGTLMVFSYGVIWGLEQLGYRIAAQAAEDFLYTWCVIGELIGIDPTSLPRSMAEAEDLAYSISNRQHGPSDEGRELTQALLAMHTGLLPGRFFDGMVPALIHHLAGDEVARWMGVPQTRWKYAVRYLKTLNSAMRSITQRFPAIDEQFDRLTFLLLQRWTGAIHRGEL is encoded by the coding sequence ATGCGTTACACCCAGCCCTATCTTGAATCGTTGCGCCCAATTGGCGACCCTGCCGCCGATCGCTTGATTGAACAATTGGCCAGTAATGGCGATTTAGCGCGGGTCAGCCAAGTGTTACGTCAAATCACCAAAAACGATCAGCCTTTACCCCGCGATTTACCCCCTGTTTTGTTTGATTGGCTTGAACACCATTGTAGCCCGCATGGGTCAATCGATTGGCAACGGATCAATAATGGCGCAGCATTTTTCGCTCGCTACGGCATGGCAATCACGGTGGTACTCTCAACCGCAGCCTTGATTGGCTGTTATGCCGCCCAAAAAGGGGTCAAAGTGCTGACCCAAACCCAACGCTTGCAGGCGGAACCTTATCGCCGAGTCACTGAATCGGGCCATTTTTTGATGACGGTATTACAGCCGCAGGCGCTCCAAACCAACGGGGCGGGCTTGCAGGTGATTCAAAAAGTGCGCCTAATGCACGCCGCTGTGCGTTATCAAATTGCTCACGCTGGCCAATGGAAGAGCGCTGAGCTTGGTGTACCGATTTGCCAAGAAGATATGCTGGGAACGCTGATGGTGTTTTCGTATGGCGTTATTTGGGGCTTGGAGCAATTGGGCTATCGCATAGCCGCTCAAGCTGCCGAAGATTTTTTGTATACTTGGTGTGTGATTGGCGAATTGATCGGGATTGATCCGACGAGCTTACCACGCTCGATGGCTGAAGCCGAAGATCTGGCCTATAGCATTTCTAATCGTCAGCATGGCCCGTCTGATGAGGGGCGCGAATTGACTCAAGCGCTGCTAGCAATGCACACTGGGCTATTACCAGGTCGCTTTTTCGATGGCATGGTTCCAGCATTAATTCATCATCTCGCAGGTGATGAGGTTGCTCGCTGGATGGGCGTGCCGCAAACCCGTTGGAAATATGCGGTACGCTATCTCAAAACCCTCAATAGTGCCATGCGCAGCATCACCCAACGCTTTCCAGCTATCGATGAGCAATTTGATCGACTGACCTTCTTGCTGCTCCAACGTTGGACTGGCGCAATCCATCGTGGCGAACTTTAG
- a CDS encoding NAD-dependent epimerase/dehydratase family protein, with amino-acid sequence MTSELHVIFGTGPIGKATARCLVSAGKQVRMINRSGKASHLPESVEVLAGDIYDQDFVAQQAQAATSVYQCAQPAYYEWTSKFPAMQTAVIEGVAQSKAKLVVMENLYGYGRSNGQPMTENTPFAAHTRKGKLRAQMSEQLFAAHRAGKIRATSVRASNFYGPEYQLMGDQVVKPALQGKKVNLLGKADVPHSFSYVNDIGATLALLGTDERGLGRPWHAPSPAALTQQEFVAILAKVLGQPVGYRTVNTAMVWLLGRFIKELAETVEMLYEWQAPFIMDSSAFTKTFGLEATPIEQGVKAMADWFRN; translated from the coding sequence ATGACAAGTGAATTACACGTTATTTTTGGCACAGGCCCAATTGGTAAGGCAACCGCTCGCTGTTTGGTCAGTGCGGGCAAACAAGTGCGCATGATCAATCGTTCCGGCAAGGCCAGCCATCTGCCCGAAAGCGTTGAGGTGCTAGCTGGCGATATTTATGATCAAGACTTCGTCGCCCAACAAGCGCAGGCCGCCACCAGCGTTTACCAATGTGCCCAACCAGCTTATTACGAATGGACGAGCAAATTTCCAGCAATGCAAACAGCGGTGATCGAGGGTGTAGCCCAAAGTAAGGCCAAGTTGGTGGTGATGGAAAATTTATATGGCTATGGGCGCAGCAACGGCCAACCAATGACTGAAAATACACCTTTTGCCGCCCATACCCGCAAGGGCAAATTGCGAGCACAGATGAGTGAGCAACTGTTTGCCGCCCATCGTGCAGGCAAGATTCGCGCAACCAGCGTGCGAGCCTCAAATTTCTACGGCCCCGAATATCAATTAATGGGAGATCAGGTGGTTAAGCCAGCCTTGCAAGGCAAAAAAGTTAATTTGCTCGGCAAAGCCGATGTTCCGCATAGCTTTAGTTATGTCAATGATATTGGTGCAACCTTGGCATTACTTGGCACTGATGAGCGTGGTTTAGGCCGACCGTGGCATGCCCCCAGCCCTGCCGCACTAACCCAACAGGAGTTTGTGGCAATTTTAGCCAAGGTTTTGGGCCAGCCAGTCGGCTATCGCACCGTCAATACTGCCATGGTTTGGCTGCTTGGGCGCTTTATCAAAGAATTAGCCGAAACCGTCGAGATGCTGTATGAGTGGCAAGCGCCCTTTATTATGGATAGCAGCGCCTTTACCAAAACGTTTGGGCTTGAGGCAACTCCAATTGAACAAGGCGTTAAAGCCATGGCCGATTGGTTTCGCAATTAA